The following proteins come from a genomic window of Sesamum indicum cultivar Zhongzhi No. 13 linkage group LG10, S_indicum_v1.0, whole genome shotgun sequence:
- the LOC105171769 gene encoding casein kinase 1-like protein 10 isoform X2 has product MDHVVGNKFKLGRKIGGGSFGELYLAVNIQSGEEVAVKLEPVKTKHPQLYYESKLYMLLQGGTGIPHLKWFGVEGEYNAMVIDLLGPSLEDLFNYCNRKFTLKTVLMLADQLINRVEYMHSRGFLHRDIKPDNFLMGLGRKANQVYIIDYGLAKKYRDLQTHKHIPYRENKNLTGTARYASVNTHLGVEQSRRDDLESLGYVLMYFLRGSLPWQGLKAGTKKQKYDKISEKKMLTPIEVLCKSYPSEFISYFHYCRSLRFDDKPDYSYLKRLFRDLFIREGYQFDYVFDWTILKYPQIGSSSRTRAPGKIPLNRGSSAERLEKTPAKPEVRDRFSGAVEAFARRNSSGAGLHGDHLRHRSSEDVPSSKDVQTDSERGRVSRTGSSSKRAVLSSSRPSSSGEPSENRHSKLGSGSGRLSSTQRLQPGFESKASSFSRAAGVRGVRDETLRSFELLTIGSGRRK; this is encoded by the exons ATGGATCATGTTGTTGGAAACAAGTTTAAGCTGGGTAGGAAGATCGGTGGCGGATCTTTTGGGGAGCTTTATTTGG CTGTAAATATACAAAGTGGAGAAGAAGTTGCTGTGAAGCTG GAACCTGTTAAGACTAAGCACCCTCAGCTTTATTATGAGTCAAAGTTGTACATGCTTCTTCAGGGAGGAA CTGGGATTCCCCACCTAAAATGGTTTGGAGTTGAAGGTGAGTACAATGCCATGGTTATTGATCTTCTTGGACCAAGTTTAGAAGATTTGTTCAACTATTGCAATAGGAAGTTCACATTGAAAACAGTTCTAATGCTAGCTGATCAATTA ATTAATAGAGTGGAATACATGCACTCTAGAGGTTTTCTTCACCGTGATATAAAGCCTGATAACTTCTTAATGGGTTTGGGGCGCAAAGCAAATCAG GTCTACATCATTGACTATGGACTCGCAAAGAAATACAGAGATCTTCAAACTCATAAGCATATACCATACAG GGAAAACAAAAATCTCACAGGTACAGCTCGTTATGCTAGTGTAAATACCCATCTTGGAGTTG AGCAAAGCAGGAGAGATGATTTAGAATCTCTTGGCTATGTCCTTATGTACTTCCTCAGGGGAAG TCTTCCCTGGCAAGGACTGAAAGCTGGCACAAAGAAACAGAAATATGACAAAATCAGTGAGAAGAAGATGCTTACACCTATAGAA GTGCTTTGTAAATCTTATCCATCTGAATTTATctcatattttcattattgcCGATCGCTGCGCTTCGATGATAAGCCTGATTATTCATATTTGAAGAGGCTTTTCCGTGACCTATTTATTCGAGAAG GTTATCAGTTTGATTATGTGTTCGACTGGACTATATTGAAGTATCCACAAATTGGTTCCAGTTCTAGAACACGA GCACCCGGGAAAATACCTTTAAACCGAGGGTCATCAGCTGAAAGACTAGAAAAGACTCCAG CAAAGCCAGAAGTTCGGGACAGATTTTCTGGTGCAGTGGAGGCTTTTGCGAGAAGGAATAGTTCTGGTGCAGGCTTGCATGGAGATCACTTGAGACACAGATCTTCAGAAGATGTGCCGTCATCTAAAGATGTG CAAACTGATTCCGAAAGGGGCCGTGTTTCTCGAACTGGTAGCTCTTCAAAAAGGGCTGTACTGTCAAGCAGCAGGCCGAGCTCATCAGGGGAGCCCAGCGAAAACCGCCACAGTAAGCTGGGCTCAG GCAGTGGTCGTCTATCAAGCACTCAAAGATTACAACCCGGATTCGAGTCCAAAGCGTCTTCCTTCAGTCGTGCTGCTGGTGTAAGAGGTGTCCGAGATGAAACTCTTCGAAGCTTTGAGCTGCTAACAATCGGCTCCGGGAGAAGGAAATGA
- the LOC105171769 gene encoding casein kinase 1-like protein 10 isoform X1, with translation MDHVVGNKFKLGRKIGGGSFGELYLAVNIQSGEEVAVKLEPVKTKHPQLYYESKLYMLLQGGTGIPHLKWFGVEGEYNAMVIDLLGPSLEDLFNYCNRKFTLKTVLMLADQLINRVEYMHSRGFLHRDIKPDNFLMGLGRKANQVYIIDYGLAKKYRDLQTHKHIPYRENKNLTGTARYASVNTHLGVEQSRRDDLESLGYVLMYFLRGSLPWQGLKAGTKKQKYDKISEKKMLTPIEVLCKSYPSEFISYFHYCRSLRFDDKPDYSYLKRLFRDLFIREGYQFDYVFDWTILKYPQIGSSSRTRAPGKIPLNRGSSAERLEKTPAKPEVRDRFSGAVEAFARRNSSGAGLHGDHLRHRSSEDVPSSKDVQTDSERGRVSRTGSSSKRAVLSSSRPSSSGEPSENRHSKLGSGSGRLSSTQRLQPGFESKASSFSRAAGVRGVRDETLRSFELLTIGSGRRK, from the exons ATGGATCATGTTGTTGGAAACAAGTTTAAGCTGGGTAGGAAGATCGGTGGCGGATCTTTTGGGGAGCTTTATTTGG CTGTAAATATACAAAGTGGAGAAGAAGTTGCTGTGAAGCTG GAACCTGTTAAGACTAAGCACCCTCAGCTTTATTATGAGTCAAAGTTGTACATGCTTCTTCAGGGAGGAA CTGGGATTCCCCACCTAAAATGGTTTGGAGTTGAAGGTGAGTACAATGCCATGGTTATTGATCTTCTTGGACCAAGTTTAGAAGATTTGTTCAACTATTGCAATAGGAAGTTCACATTGAAAACAGTTCTAATGCTAGCTGATCAATTA ATTAATAGAGTGGAATACATGCACTCTAGAGGTTTTCTTCACCGTGATATAAAGCCTGATAACTTCTTAATGGGTTTGGGGCGCAAAGCAAATCAG GTCTACATCATTGACTATGGACTCGCAAAGAAATACAGAGATCTTCAAACTCATAAGCATATACCATACAG GGAAAACAAAAATCTCACAGGTACAGCTCGTTATGCTAGTGTAAATACCCATCTTGGAGTTG AGCAAAGCAGGAGAGATGATTTAGAATCTCTTGGCTATGTCCTTATGTACTTCCTCAGGGGAAG TCTTCCCTGGCAAGGACTGAAAGCTGGCACAAAGAAACAGAAATATGACAAAATCAGTGAGAAGAAGATGCTTACACCTATAGAA GTGCTTTGTAAATCTTATCCATCTGAATTTATctcatattttcattattgcCGATCGCTGCGCTTCGATGATAAGCCTGATTATTCATATTTGAAGAGGCTTTTCCGTGACCTATTTATTCGAGAAG GTTATCAGTTTGATTATGTGTTCGACTGGACTATATTGAAGTATCCACAAATTGGTTCCAGTTCTAGAACACGA GCACCCGGGAAAATACCTTTAAACCGAGGGTCATCAGCTGAAAGACTAGAAAAGACTCCAG CAAAGCCAGAAGTTCGGGACAGATTTTCTGGTGCAGTGGAGGCTTTTGCGAGAAGGAATAGTTCTGGTGCAGGCTTGCATGGAGATCACTTGAGACACAGATCTTCAGAAGATGTGCCGTCATCTAAAGATGTG CAAACTGATTCCGAAAGGGGCCGTGTTTCTCGAACTGGTAGCTCTTCAAAAAGGGCTGTACTGTCAAGCAGCAG GCCGAGCTCATCAGGGGAGCCCAGCGAAAACCGCCACAGTAAGCTGGGCTCAGGCAGTGGTCGTCTATCAAGCACTCAAAGATTACAACCCGGATTCGAGTCCAAAGCGTCTTCCTTCAGTCGTGCTGCTGGTGTAAGAGGTGTCCGAGATGAAACTCTTCGAAGCTTTGAGCTGCTAACAATCGGCTCCGGGAGAAGGAAATGA
- the LOC105171770 gene encoding casein kinase 1-like protein 10 isoform X1: protein MDHVVGNKFKLGRKIGGGSFGELYLAVNIQSGEEVAVKLEPVKTKHPQLYYESKLYMLLQGGTGIPHLKWFGVEGEYNAMVIDLLGPSLEDLFNYCNRKFTLKTVLMLADQLINRVEYMHSRGFLHRDIKPDNFLMGLGRKANQVYIIDYGLAKKYRDLQTHKHIPYRENKNLTGTARYASVNTHLGVEQSRRDDLESLGYVLMYFLRGSLPWQGLKAGTKKQKYDKISEKKMLTPIEVLCKSYPSEFISYFHYCRSLRFDDKPDYSYLKRLFRDLFIREGYQFDYVFDWTVLKYPQIGSSSRTRAAGKIPLNPVPSAERLEKTPVKQEVRDRFSGAVEAFARRNSSGPGLHGDHLRHKSSEDVPSSKDVQADSERGHVSRTGSSSKRAVLSSSRPSSSGEPSENRHSKLGSGSGRLSSTQRLQPGFESKSSSFTRAAGARGVRDETLRSFELLTIGTGRRK from the exons ATGGATCATGTTGTTGGAAACAAGTTCAAGCTGGGGAGGAAGATTGGTGGCGGATCTTTTGGGGAGCTTTATTTGg CTGTAAATATACAAAGTGGAGAAGAAGTTGCTGTGAAGCTG GAACCTGTTAAGACCAAGCACCCTCAGCTTTATTATGAGTCAAAGTTGTACATGCTTCTTCAGGGAGGAA CTGGGATTCCCCACCTAAAATGGTTTGGAGTTGAAGGTGAGTACAATGCCATGGTTATTGATCTCCTTGGACCGAGCTTGGAAGATTTGTTCAATTACTGCAATAGGAAGTTCACATTGAAAACAGTTCTAATGCTAGCTGATCAATTA ATTAATAGAGTAGAATACATGCACTCTAGAGGTTTTCTTCACCGTGATATAAAGCCTGATAACTTCTTAATGGGTTTGGGGCGCAAAGCAAATCAG GTCTACATCATTGACTATGGACTCGCAAAGAAGTACAGAGATCTTCAAACTCATAAGCATATACCATACAG ggaaaataaaaatctcaCAGGTACAGCTCGTTATGCTAGTGTAAATACCCATCTTGGAGTTG AACAAAGCAGGAGGGATGATTTAGAATCTCTTGGCTATGTCCTTATGTACTTTCTCAGGGGAAG TCTTCCCTGGCAAGGACTGAAAGCTGGCACAAAGAAGCAGAAATATGACAAAATCAGTGAGAAGAAGATGCTTACACCAATAGAG GTGCTTTGTAAATCTTATCCATCTGAATTTATctcatattttcattattgcCGATCGTTGCGTTTCGATGATAAGCCTGATTATTCATATTTGAAGAGGCTTTTCCGTGACCTATTTATTCGAGAAG GTTATCAGTTTGATTATGTGTTCGACTGGACTGTATTGAAGTATCCACAAATTGGTTCCAGTTCTAGAACACGA GCAGCGGGGAAAATACCTTTAAACCCAGTACCATCTGCTGAAAGACTAGAAAAGACTCCAG TGAAGCAAGAAGTTCGAGATAGATTTTCTGGTGCAGTGGAGGCCTTTGCCAGAAGGAACAGTTCTGGTCCTGGCTTGCATGGAGATCACTTGAGACACAAATCTTCGGAAGATGTGCCGTCATCTAAAGATGTG CAAGCTGATTCTGAAAGGGGCCATGTTTCTCGGACTGGTAGCTCTTCAAAAAGGGCTGTGCTGTCGAGCAGCAGGCCGAGCTCATCAGGGGAGCCCAGTGAAAACCGCCATAGTAAGCTGGGTTCAGGCAGTGGTCGTCTGTCAAGCACTCAAAGATTGCAGCCTGGATTTGAGTCCAAATCATCTTCCTTCACTCGTGCTGCTGGTGCAAGAGGTGTCCGAGATGAAACTCTTCGAAGCTTTGAGCTGCTAACAATCGGCACAGGGAGAAGGAAATGA
- the LOC105171770 gene encoding casein kinase 1-like protein 11 isoform X2: protein MDHVVGNKFKLGRKIGGGSFGELYLAVNIQSGEEVAVKLEPVKTKHPQLYYESKLYMLLQGGTGIPHLKWFGVEGEYNAMVIDLLGPSLEDLFNYCNRKFTLKTVLMLADQLVYIIDYGLAKKYRDLQTHKHIPYRENKNLTGTARYASVNTHLGVEQSRRDDLESLGYVLMYFLRGSLPWQGLKAGTKKQKYDKISEKKMLTPIEVLCKSYPSEFISYFHYCRSLRFDDKPDYSYLKRLFRDLFIREGYQFDYVFDWTVLKYPQIGSSSRTRAAGKIPLNPVPSAERLEKTPVKQEVRDRFSGAVEAFARRNSSGPGLHGDHLRHKSSEDVPSSKDVQADSERGHVSRTGSSSKRAVLSSSRPSSSGEPSENRHSKLGSGSGRLSSTQRLQPGFESKSSSFTRAAGARGVRDETLRSFELLTIGTGRRK, encoded by the exons ATGGATCATGTTGTTGGAAACAAGTTCAAGCTGGGGAGGAAGATTGGTGGCGGATCTTTTGGGGAGCTTTATTTGg CTGTAAATATACAAAGTGGAGAAGAAGTTGCTGTGAAGCTG GAACCTGTTAAGACCAAGCACCCTCAGCTTTATTATGAGTCAAAGTTGTACATGCTTCTTCAGGGAGGAA CTGGGATTCCCCACCTAAAATGGTTTGGAGTTGAAGGTGAGTACAATGCCATGGTTATTGATCTCCTTGGACCGAGCTTGGAAGATTTGTTCAATTACTGCAATAGGAAGTTCACATTGAAAACAGTTCTAATGCTAGCTGATCAATTA GTCTACATCATTGACTATGGACTCGCAAAGAAGTACAGAGATCTTCAAACTCATAAGCATATACCATACAG ggaaaataaaaatctcaCAGGTACAGCTCGTTATGCTAGTGTAAATACCCATCTTGGAGTTG AACAAAGCAGGAGGGATGATTTAGAATCTCTTGGCTATGTCCTTATGTACTTTCTCAGGGGAAG TCTTCCCTGGCAAGGACTGAAAGCTGGCACAAAGAAGCAGAAATATGACAAAATCAGTGAGAAGAAGATGCTTACACCAATAGAG GTGCTTTGTAAATCTTATCCATCTGAATTTATctcatattttcattattgcCGATCGTTGCGTTTCGATGATAAGCCTGATTATTCATATTTGAAGAGGCTTTTCCGTGACCTATTTATTCGAGAAG GTTATCAGTTTGATTATGTGTTCGACTGGACTGTATTGAAGTATCCACAAATTGGTTCCAGTTCTAGAACACGA GCAGCGGGGAAAATACCTTTAAACCCAGTACCATCTGCTGAAAGACTAGAAAAGACTCCAG TGAAGCAAGAAGTTCGAGATAGATTTTCTGGTGCAGTGGAGGCCTTTGCCAGAAGGAACAGTTCTGGTCCTGGCTTGCATGGAGATCACTTGAGACACAAATCTTCGGAAGATGTGCCGTCATCTAAAGATGTG CAAGCTGATTCTGAAAGGGGCCATGTTTCTCGGACTGGTAGCTCTTCAAAAAGGGCTGTGCTGTCGAGCAGCAGGCCGAGCTCATCAGGGGAGCCCAGTGAAAACCGCCATAGTAAGCTGGGTTCAGGCAGTGGTCGTCTGTCAAGCACTCAAAGATTGCAGCCTGGATTTGAGTCCAAATCATCTTCCTTCACTCGTGCTGCTGGTGCAAGAGGTGTCCGAGATGAAACTCTTCGAAGCTTTGAGCTGCTAACAATCGGCACAGGGAGAAGGAAATGA